The following are from one region of the Alicyclobacillus fastidiosus genome:
- a CDS encoding glycoside hydrolase family 38 C-terminal domain-containing protein, whose amino-acid sequence MTIKEKKVYVVAHSHWDREWYFTLEDSNLLLVENMDYLIDVLEQDESFESYTFDGQMSVIQEYLKIRPEQRSRIENLIQQRRIYVGPWYTQTDSLLVNTESVIRNLLYGTRLATQMGHRMNIGYLPDIFGQNSYLPSIFQGFEIDYSILQRGIHEDELNNDLNFVWKSPDGKSVKANNLFLGYGPGKFLSADEPYFREHLSPILEKLVKLNKSTNHLLLPSGGDQVLVRRQFPAVVEDLNEIDPSSEYVLSNYESFMEDTWKENGHLFTTEIEGELITPQKSRIHNTIRSQRYDVKQLNHAVENKMLYVLEPLMVIAQSLGLTYRQTWLDHAWKQLFDVHAHDSIGGCNSDATNDEILGRLHRVDHIIDGLINIAKKQLTWAIANKSDEPNSPLVVFNTRPYLYSGSIDAVVFTNGSDFSIQQADGSDVPFDIEHQSYVSGGKKIAVTADGESEIELPGYYRTSVVLQAEAVPAMGYSTYHIVEGVSAAALLVDSKENAISNNVLRVCFENGRLCVEHVHSGTVIHDFLSFENQADAGDSYDFSPLPGDTVRYLRDAEMLAVEKADHLQRMTVKHRCLIPKDLVERKENVSSVELDVITTLELRENESFVRITHEIENCAKDHRVRVLLKTPTRHVKESYADQAFSIIRRTTTNPHLENWRDQGFAEAPVPIYPLENFAAVSDGDTTFAVITRGIKEYEVLPDTREFALTLYRSVGLLGRDDLLWRPGRASGINNLVVHTPDAQLQKSLTFEYAMYVEDTDLQPATLFRLTDMYRKRDTAYQLQTLNTFEERLERFEIPKPIQELSSDYSLFTIDNDEVFMSICKQAYDQDGVVVRFFNPTDALQSFSVKSEFFSRIIQTNLYERELEAVHRAVSIPSKGYVTIKMS is encoded by the coding sequence ATGACAATAAAAGAGAAAAAGGTATACGTTGTAGCGCATTCCCATTGGGATCGAGAATGGTATTTCACACTAGAGGATTCAAACCTTCTGCTTGTGGAAAATATGGACTATTTAATTGATGTGTTGGAGCAGGACGAATCATTTGAATCCTACACGTTTGATGGCCAAATGTCGGTGATCCAAGAGTATTTAAAGATTCGTCCCGAACAACGGTCTCGTATAGAAAACTTGATTCAACAAAGACGTATTTATGTCGGCCCTTGGTACACACAAACGGACTCCCTCCTCGTGAACACGGAGTCCGTGATTCGAAATCTATTGTACGGGACAAGACTGGCGACCCAGATGGGTCACAGGATGAATATTGGTTATCTCCCGGACATATTCGGTCAAAATTCCTATCTTCCGTCGATTTTTCAAGGCTTTGAAATCGACTATAGTATCCTGCAGCGAGGCATTCATGAGGATGAACTGAATAACGACTTGAATTTTGTCTGGAAGTCTCCGGACGGGAAATCAGTGAAAGCGAATAATCTATTTTTAGGATATGGCCCAGGCAAATTTTTGTCGGCAGATGAACCATATTTCAGGGAGCATTTGTCGCCAATCCTAGAGAAACTCGTTAAGTTAAATAAAAGCACCAATCATCTGCTCCTTCCTTCTGGGGGAGACCAAGTTTTGGTTCGCAGGCAGTTTCCTGCCGTTGTTGAAGACTTGAATGAAATCGACCCGTCATCTGAGTACGTTTTATCCAACTATGAGTCCTTTATGGAGGACACATGGAAGGAGAACGGTCACCTTTTCACTACGGAAATCGAGGGGGAACTGATTACGCCCCAGAAGTCTCGGATCCATAACACCATCCGATCCCAGCGCTACGACGTGAAGCAATTGAACCACGCCGTGGAGAACAAGATGTTATATGTACTCGAACCCCTCATGGTCATCGCTCAGTCCCTAGGCCTCACCTATCGACAAACATGGCTAGATCACGCGTGGAAACAATTATTCGATGTCCATGCGCACGACAGTATTGGGGGATGTAACTCTGACGCCACGAATGATGAGATTTTGGGTCGCTTACATCGTGTGGACCATATCATAGACGGCCTGATAAATATCGCGAAGAAGCAACTCACTTGGGCGATTGCGAATAAATCGGACGAGCCAAACAGTCCCTTGGTGGTCTTTAACACGCGACCGTACCTGTACAGCGGGTCTATCGATGCGGTGGTTTTTACGAATGGCTCGGACTTCTCTATTCAGCAGGCAGATGGATCGGACGTGCCTTTTGATATCGAACACCAGTCGTACGTATCAGGCGGCAAAAAAATTGCTGTGACCGCTGACGGGGAAAGCGAGATAGAACTGCCTGGTTATTACCGCACATCCGTCGTCCTCCAAGCGGAAGCAGTGCCTGCGATGGGATACTCGACCTATCACATCGTCGAAGGCGTATCCGCTGCAGCGTTGCTCGTGGATTCTAAGGAGAACGCTATCTCTAATAACGTGCTGAGAGTTTGCTTTGAGAATGGTCGGTTATGCGTAGAACACGTACATTCAGGCACTGTCATCCATGACTTCTTATCGTTTGAGAACCAAGCGGATGCTGGGGATTCATACGATTTCTCGCCGCTTCCAGGAGATACCGTGCGCTATCTACGAGATGCCGAGATGCTCGCCGTCGAGAAAGCAGACCACCTGCAACGGATGACAGTGAAGCACCGTTGTCTGATTCCGAAAGACTTGGTGGAACGCAAAGAAAACGTGTCATCCGTAGAACTCGACGTCATCACGACGTTAGAACTTCGCGAGAACGAATCGTTCGTTCGTATCACGCACGAGATCGAGAATTGTGCAAAAGATCACAGAGTCCGTGTTCTCCTGAAAACACCAACGCGCCATGTGAAGGAATCCTACGCGGACCAAGCGTTTAGCATCATTCGTCGAACCACGACGAATCCCCATTTGGAGAATTGGAGAGATCAGGGGTTCGCTGAGGCGCCTGTTCCGATATATCCATTAGAGAACTTTGCTGCAGTGAGTGACGGAGACACAACGTTTGCGGTCATTACCAGAGGCATAAAAGAGTATGAGGTTCTTCCTGATACAAGAGAGTTCGCCCTCACACTGTATCGCAGCGTCGGATTGTTGGGCCGTGATGATTTACTCTGGCGTCCGGGTCGTGCATCCGGTATTAATAATCTCGTCGTGCACACGCCTGACGCACAACTCCAGAAATCATTAACATTCGAGTACGCGATGTATGTTGAGGACACAGACCTGCAGCCAGCAACGTTATTTCGACTGACCGACATGTACCGCAAACGCGATACAGCCTACCAACTACAAACGCTCAACACGTTCGAAGAGCGACTAGAGAGATTCGAAATTCCAAAACCAATCCAGGAACTGAGCAGCGACTACTCGCTTTTCACCATAGACAATGACGAAGTGTTTATGAGTATCTGTAAACAGGCCTATGACCAAGATGGTGTAGTTGTTCGATTCTTTAATCCAACAGATGCGTTGCAGTCATTCAGCGTAAAGTCGGAGTTCTTTTCGAGAATCATACAGACGAATCTATATGAAAGAGAATTGGAAGCAGTCCATAGAGCCGTAAGCATTCCTTCTAAAGGTTATGTGACCATCAAAATGTCTTAA
- a CDS encoding ATP-dependent RecD-like DNA helicase, protein MAQNDVRYFNTITIPTHLRDNPLREQAKLLHDWHYKAMECMARISAPNGEVYRKRASRSATTRRNATFNEWQARYETNLVPERQSAMLYDLYVEYQIIAQYIVNNSKRGRRMSKASRQRWVADLWRSMYTNPQRHERHMPSIQQAYERAMSRMELSHGRPTYYGVYEFHNDDKTLHVHSLSDIWLSHYATHYAIYGAKIVKDRMKKLQQGIYVPLPFDSVYLCYDITKRKRANRLSRIAGIEFEEDEVDEPTENCIPHLMSYITKKLEYTAKDITGTMSTLDIRQPDFYSANIDAREDDDEESDVVKLGEPIKVTLPTFRLDLPDHLDEGETWRDVIQRQLNQYPSDFETVHIHDTAIGYVTYIEDFFPLDNHAEFRRLKTNTEQLSIREQSRLKRLNAQAARELENLRVSFLTPKLLNRFTVPMLDMPPFETLIEWNLDEAQFQLILDYCFNPVTLAHGRAGTGKSRTVAILIKALQLPPEQTLIVAFTGKACARLNELFTTFDLPHRAKTIHSALAARYGNKFGHDEMRTLNNIRYVIVDEIGIVQKSLFAQLLRALPYDARLLLLGDYRQLPPIQGGSVLRELMDLGTIPTIELTELHRSQDKVLQFADAVLSNNTSKLTKITEGYTIDAVEQAYKDGWTILSNATEIVRKVNLQFESENGTKLGDYCYTVDDPVIQEHNDNKAGTLNGQMGRVVQQAPNEITVELDDGRNERYTIHNASKLSLAYALTIHKSQGSEFERVLVVLDLTDGAELSNELIYTAITRARYDVRMMLTPRPNNLHETWRMILERRAVMSDAHNYSNAERVAKWMLYQVAHKSSKSLSS, encoded by the coding sequence TTGGCACAGAACGATGTCCGCTATTTCAACACAATCACGATCCCAACTCATCTACGTGACAACCCACTCCGTGAACAGGCCAAGTTGTTGCATGATTGGCATTACAAAGCGATGGAGTGCATGGCGAGAATCAGCGCACCAAATGGCGAAGTATACCGTAAACGCGCAAGCCGTTCAGCGACCACAAGACGCAACGCCACATTTAACGAATGGCAAGCACGGTATGAAACTAACCTCGTACCTGAACGTCAATCAGCGATGCTCTACGATCTATACGTTGAATATCAAATCATTGCCCAATACATCGTGAACAATTCCAAGCGCGGTCGCCGTATGTCCAAAGCATCCCGACAACGTTGGGTAGCCGACTTATGGCGATCAATGTACACTAACCCTCAACGCCATGAACGCCACATGCCGTCCATTCAGCAAGCCTATGAACGAGCTATGTCGCGGATGGAACTGTCACATGGTAGACCGACCTATTACGGCGTCTATGAATTTCATAACGACGACAAAACTCTCCACGTCCATTCATTGTCCGACATCTGGCTTTCTCATTACGCTACGCACTATGCGATCTATGGGGCAAAAATCGTCAAAGACCGAATGAAGAAGCTACAACAAGGCATCTATGTTCCCCTGCCCTTTGACTCCGTTTATCTCTGTTACGACATCACGAAACGCAAACGAGCCAACCGTCTATCACGCATCGCGGGAATCGAATTCGAGGAGGATGAAGTCGACGAACCAACCGAGAACTGTATTCCTCATCTCATGTCCTACATCACCAAAAAACTCGAATACACCGCTAAAGACATCACAGGCACCATGTCTACGCTGGACATTCGTCAACCTGACTTCTACAGCGCGAACATCGACGCACGAGAAGATGACGACGAAGAAAGCGATGTGGTCAAACTTGGGGAACCAATCAAGGTCACGCTCCCCACGTTCCGTCTCGACCTCCCCGATCATCTTGACGAAGGGGAAACATGGCGAGACGTTATACAACGCCAACTTAACCAGTATCCATCTGACTTCGAGACGGTTCACATACATGACACAGCCATCGGATACGTAACGTACATTGAAGACTTTTTCCCACTCGACAATCATGCGGAATTTCGGCGATTGAAAACCAACACTGAACAATTATCCATACGCGAACAGTCACGGTTAAAACGACTCAACGCACAAGCAGCAAGAGAATTGGAAAATTTACGTGTATCATTTTTGACGCCAAAACTGTTAAACAGGTTCACAGTCCCTATGCTCGATATGCCTCCATTTGAGACGTTAATCGAATGGAACCTAGACGAAGCACAATTCCAGCTGATACTTGATTACTGTTTTAACCCTGTCACACTAGCACACGGACGTGCTGGCACAGGTAAATCAAGAACCGTCGCTATCCTGATCAAGGCGTTACAACTTCCACCAGAACAGACATTGATCGTTGCATTTACCGGGAAAGCATGTGCAAGACTCAACGAACTGTTCACCACCTTCGACCTACCGCACCGCGCCAAAACGATACACTCTGCGCTGGCGGCTAGATATGGAAACAAGTTTGGTCATGATGAAATGAGAACATTGAACAACATCCGTTACGTCATCGTGGATGAGATTGGGATCGTCCAAAAGTCGCTCTTTGCACAACTTCTCCGCGCCCTGCCCTACGATGCTCGACTCTTGCTGCTCGGTGACTATCGACAGTTGCCACCAATACAAGGTGGCTCAGTTCTGCGTGAATTGATGGACTTAGGCACGATACCAACCATTGAGCTAACTGAACTGCACCGTTCACAAGACAAAGTGCTGCAATTTGCCGATGCCGTGCTGAGTAACAACACATCAAAGCTGACAAAGATAACGGAAGGATACACCATCGACGCTGTAGAACAGGCATACAAGGATGGGTGGACAATACTTTCAAACGCAACGGAAATAGTACGGAAAGTAAACCTTCAATTTGAATCGGAGAACGGCACAAAACTTGGTGACTACTGTTACACGGTCGATGATCCTGTGATTCAGGAACATAATGACAACAAAGCAGGAACCCTGAATGGTCAGATGGGGCGAGTTGTCCAACAAGCACCCAATGAAATCACAGTGGAACTGGACGATGGACGCAATGAACGATACACAATACACAACGCGTCGAAACTCAGTCTCGCTTACGCATTAACGATACACAAGTCACAGGGAAGCGAGTTTGAACGCGTTCTCGTCGTCCTCGACCTGACCGATGGTGCAGAACTCAGCAACGAGTTGATATACACTGCCATCACCCGCGCAAGGTATGATGTCCGCATGATGCTGACACCTCGACCAAATAATCTACACGAAACATGGCGAATGATACTTGAACGCCGTGCAGTGATGTCGGACGCACACAACTACAGCAACGCCGAGCGAGTGGCTAAGTGGATGCTATATCAGGTGGCACATAAATCTAGTAAGTCCCTGTCGTCATGA
- a CDS encoding fructose-specific PTS transporter subunit EIIC produces the protein MTSENLVLFGLKGDSKEEVIRALVEALDGDGILSSKEKFYNAVMQREETSPTGLEAGLAIPHGKSPVVKEAKFAVARLEKPIPDWASIDPNNRVDLVFLLAIPENEAGSTHLRLLSEISVRLMDPDYLQRLKAAQNASEFLAALEYVKPDAPKEQPKYSKRILAITACAAGIAHTYMAAEALEKAGREMGIEVLVEKQGANGIEGKHDAKQIREADGVIFATDIAPKFTERYQGMPYVQTKVAEPLKRAKEMLEQVLNNPDGHVQGSVTQTSEETKEKKGFWSELSQAILTGISYMIPVIVAAGLMIGIAELGSMPFGLVQVIGNAQYANSPNEIIKLLHFLDLYGNMIFDFMYPVFAAFVAYAIADRPGLVSGFIGGAFAAGLHFTIWGTKGVPSGFLGALVLGLVAGYVSKFLNEKIKVHKNLQAIKPMLIIPGVSVLVIFLLNFFVVDPVFGAINEWLQNTIGSAPSSEKDLLASIIAAATAFDLGGPINKAAGTIAIGLAADHIFPLTARVLSIVIPPIGVGLATLIDRFVVGRRVFDEDLRVAGTTSLLLGFIAISEGAIPFMLRSPIITIPINIIGAILGSVTAITFGAVQWYPLPAIWGWPLVQHLWAYLLGLAVGVLFIAFANIFVRFALIKRKERNA, from the coding sequence ATGACTAGCGAAAACCTAGTGCTATTTGGTTTAAAAGGCGATTCAAAAGAAGAGGTTATTCGAGCTTTGGTGGAAGCTTTGGATGGAGACGGTATTCTATCGTCCAAGGAAAAATTTTATAACGCTGTCATGCAACGAGAAGAAACCTCCCCGACTGGGTTGGAAGCCGGGTTGGCCATTCCACACGGTAAATCACCAGTCGTCAAGGAGGCCAAATTCGCAGTTGCTCGACTCGAGAAACCGATACCGGATTGGGCGAGTATTGACCCCAACAATCGCGTGGATTTGGTCTTTCTTCTCGCCATTCCAGAGAACGAAGCTGGCTCCACGCACCTGCGCCTCCTTTCTGAGATCAGCGTAAGGTTAATGGACCCTGATTATTTGCAGCGCTTGAAGGCTGCGCAAAACGCAAGTGAATTTCTAGCTGCTTTAGAATACGTAAAGCCGGATGCCCCCAAAGAACAACCTAAATACTCCAAGAGGATTCTTGCCATTACCGCCTGTGCAGCGGGGATTGCACACACGTACATGGCAGCGGAGGCTTTGGAAAAAGCGGGACGTGAAATGGGCATAGAAGTCCTGGTAGAGAAACAAGGTGCAAACGGAATTGAAGGAAAGCATGATGCAAAACAAATTCGAGAGGCAGACGGTGTGATTTTCGCGACCGACATTGCCCCAAAATTCACCGAGAGATATCAGGGAATGCCGTACGTGCAGACAAAAGTGGCAGAGCCACTGAAACGGGCCAAAGAGATGCTCGAACAGGTTTTGAACAACCCGGATGGTCATGTGCAAGGTTCTGTCACCCAGACAAGCGAAGAGACGAAGGAGAAAAAGGGATTTTGGTCGGAGTTGTCCCAAGCAATTCTGACGGGTATCTCTTACATGATTCCGGTCATCGTGGCAGCCGGGTTGATGATTGGGATTGCAGAATTGGGTTCAATGCCTTTTGGTCTCGTACAGGTAATCGGAAATGCGCAATACGCAAACAGTCCAAATGAGATCATCAAACTACTTCACTTTTTAGATCTGTACGGAAACATGATATTCGATTTTATGTATCCCGTCTTTGCTGCATTCGTAGCGTATGCAATTGCTGACAGACCGGGACTTGTTTCAGGATTTATCGGAGGCGCTTTTGCCGCGGGCCTGCACTTTACCATTTGGGGCACAAAGGGCGTACCATCCGGATTTCTTGGTGCTTTGGTCCTTGGCTTAGTAGCAGGGTATGTCTCGAAATTCTTAAATGAAAAAATTAAGGTTCACAAAAACCTGCAAGCGATAAAACCGATGCTTATCATCCCTGGCGTGAGTGTACTGGTCATTTTTCTCCTGAATTTCTTTGTGGTTGATCCCGTCTTCGGCGCCATCAACGAGTGGTTGCAAAACACAATTGGATCCGCACCCAGTTCGGAAAAAGATCTCTTAGCTTCAATCATCGCCGCAGCAACGGCATTCGATCTCGGAGGACCTATCAACAAAGCAGCGGGTACGATAGCCATTGGCCTAGCAGCAGATCACATTTTCCCTCTAACCGCTCGTGTGTTGTCCATTGTGATTCCACCGATTGGGGTTGGGCTAGCGACCTTGATTGACCGCTTCGTCGTCGGTCGGCGTGTATTCGACGAAGACTTGCGAGTGGCGGGCACGACTTCCTTACTCCTAGGGTTCATTGCTATCAGCGAAGGTGCCATTCCATTCATGTTGAGAAGTCCAATCATCACCATTCCGATTAACATCATCGGCGCGATTCTTGGTTCTGTGACCGCGATTACGTTCGGTGCGGTTCAGTGGTATCCACTTCCAGCGATTTGGGGATGGCCGTTAGTTCAACATTTATGGGCATATCTACTGGGCCTCGCGGTGGGTGTGTTGTTTATTGCCTTCGCAAACATCTTCGTGCGATTTGCGCTGATTAAGCGAAAGGAAAGAAACGCGTAA
- a CDS encoding PIN domain-containing protein, protein MSFIQNEVVPSIDYNKLLQELPLIHELFPYSTTTLVIDTNIVFSELYFMIRRNITSTTLLTLAQSKRIVLYFPKEKIYEIEDKLLKLAKETSTSEEVIRELWEQTYAGIIRFVPDLKPKESSVLESELRDPDDIPFLRLATFLAPEWFFSQDKDLADLGVAESSYVKVSIDLREFHAGQSMMYSLIVGGQMFTIIGIGAIYAFCRTIRGLWTFLKQSPSWMKILLVAIILLAFTSSRLRKNLRNLIDRLPQMFQEAKPVLIDMLESGLEYWSEADAIKKSGSKRLSQRRPEAHQLMKPKTAEQYIIHVLAHSPEPLSVSTISKLVQNQGYATSNQRFNAYIARILKSSPIFSETYDGKWILGSMLEVATTGNSEA, encoded by the coding sequence ATGTCTTTTATTCAAAATGAGGTCGTACCATCTATCGACTATAACAAGTTATTACAAGAGTTACCATTAATTCATGAGTTATTCCCGTACTCAACCACAACTCTCGTCATTGACACTAACATCGTATTCAGCGAACTTTATTTCATGATCCGAAGAAATATTACTTCAACCACGTTGTTGACGTTGGCTCAATCGAAACGGATAGTTTTATATTTTCCCAAGGAAAAAATATATGAGATTGAAGATAAGCTCCTTAAACTGGCTAAGGAAACGTCGACAAGTGAAGAAGTGATTCGCGAGCTTTGGGAACAGACATACGCTGGTATTATACGATTTGTACCTGATCTGAAGCCAAAAGAATCTTCAGTGTTAGAGTCTGAATTAAGAGATCCTGATGATATTCCATTCTTACGGTTAGCGACTTTTCTCGCTCCAGAATGGTTTTTCTCACAAGACAAAGACTTGGCGGACCTTGGAGTTGCCGAATCAAGCTATGTTAAGGTTTCGATTGATTTACGCGAATTCCATGCTGGTCAGTCCATGATGTATAGTTTAATTGTAGGTGGACAAATGTTCACTATTATCGGCATAGGAGCAATTTATGCCTTTTGCCGTACTATTCGAGGTTTGTGGACATTTTTAAAACAATCTCCGTCATGGATGAAGATACTGTTGGTGGCCATCATATTACTTGCCTTTACATCTTCTCGACTTCGGAAGAATTTGCGAAACCTCATCGATAGACTTCCACAAATGTTCCAAGAGGCTAAACCTGTTCTTATAGACATGCTAGAGTCTGGATTGGAATATTGGAGCGAAGCGGACGCTATTAAAAAAAGTGGGTCTAAAAGACTTAGCCAACGTAGACCTGAGGCGCACCAATTGATGAAGCCTAAAACGGCTGAACAGTATATCATTCACGTGCTTGCTCACAGCCCCGAACCGCTGTCTGTCTCAACGATTTCAAAGTTGGTGCAGAATCAAGGATATGCTACTTCAAATCAGCGGTTTAACGCGTACATTGCTCGAATTCTAAAATCTAGTCCGATTTTTTCGGAAACTTACGATGGAAAGTGGATTCTTGGTTCAATGCTTGAAGTAGCCACTACTGGTAACTCTGAAGCATAG
- a CDS encoding MurR/RpiR family transcriptional regulator: MGKVIERFAQSVSSLSDAEKHVLYYIEAHFDEAKKQSLTAMADSINVSTTTIIRMCQKLGLSGFSELKFVLKSLEQHDPSRDEDIITRYRSHVANAFETLRSDEISRICELMIQADRVIIVSVGLSKMIGEYFSKLLMQVDKQTLYVYESHTIDLALNMLRENDLVVFISSSGETQTILQAAEKAKYHHHNSVGITSAIDCTLAGLVSHRLSTHVQRYHWAGYDLTARSTLMMLVDILFESFLKLLN, from the coding sequence ATGGGGAAAGTGATAGAACGATTCGCGCAGTCCGTTTCTTCTTTAAGCGATGCAGAAAAGCACGTTTTATACTACATTGAAGCCCATTTTGACGAAGCAAAAAAGCAGTCCCTGACGGCAATGGCAGACAGCATAAATGTAAGTACAACGACAATTATCCGAATGTGTCAAAAGCTTGGACTTTCCGGTTTTTCGGAATTGAAGTTCGTTCTAAAATCCCTAGAACAACACGATCCTTCGCGGGACGAAGACATTATTACGCGGTATCGATCCCACGTCGCAAATGCTTTCGAAACCCTGCGTTCAGACGAAATTTCTCGTATTTGCGAGTTAATGATACAGGCGGATCGGGTAATCATCGTTTCCGTCGGTCTGTCAAAAATGATTGGAGAATATTTTAGTAAGTTACTCATGCAAGTAGATAAGCAAACCCTTTATGTCTATGAATCCCACACCATCGACTTAGCGTTAAACATGTTGCGCGAAAATGATTTGGTTGTTTTCATATCTTCGAGTGGTGAGACACAGACCATCCTGCAAGCGGCTGAAAAAGCGAAATACCATCATCACAACTCGGTAGGCATTACCAGTGCAATTGACTGCACTTTGGCTGGGCTTGTGTCCCATCGTCTAAGCACCCATGTTCAGCGTTATCACTGGGCCGGTTACGATTTAACAGCACGATCCACCTTGATGATGTTAGTGGATATATTGTTTGAATCCTTTTTAAAGCTGTTAAATTGA
- a CDS encoding helix-turn-helix domain-containing protein, with protein MTNKPAWSPNDWKLDDQWIDVTDAAKKLNCCRATIYRWCDEGKLPTMPGVTKKKINWSCYLRTIQRMASDELAQ; from the coding sequence ATGACGAACAAGCCTGCATGGTCACCGAACGACTGGAAATTGGATGACCAATGGATCGATGTAACGGACGCTGCAAAAAAGCTGAACTGCTGTCGTGCAACCATCTACCGTTGGTGCGATGAAGGGAAACTACCGACAATGCCGGGCGTGACCAAGAAGAAAATCAACTGGTCTTGTTACCTTAGAACGATACAACGTATGGCGTCAGATGAATTAGCACAGTGA